Proteins from one Romboutsia sp. CE17 genomic window:
- a CDS encoding nitrogenase component 1 gives MYTLDILKRLNEIKEDKDIKSLSHAVFPGTHCPLFGVALTASYIKNMPLVVVGTSECTYYTKNFAYHRQSGNDSVYSVAIKENDVVFSAEKKVKNAVKQIIEIEEPDAIMIVSTCVPELIGEDYTSLSYILEDEFNIPVFVVNTDHFTCNSHIPGMSRSLKVLSSAMKKFKEKEGINILGHRQKDVEKTELVKLLTNNGVSINTVIPSKCNIEDIKNASKAKLNIVTDMIALDLAKSMKKKFDIDYIYFDKHMNKETISRNYEKLGEILGINLLDSLKSEIEKYDELFKTCTQLVNNKKLVYGNTPMMAFETVDFLSDLGMEPVFVQVRELYDQDMIYKENISKKGFNPYISRIANIAPLRSLYKEIGGDVYIGHESPILLRQNGLMQITLDEHAQKIGYELPIGIMESIIKLFSLEQNTKMGGMMSASM, from the coding sequence ATGTATACTTTAGATATTTTAAAAAGGCTTAATGAAATAAAGGAAGATAAAGATATAAAATCACTATCTCATGCAGTTTTTCCAGGTACACATTGTCCATTATTTGGTGTGGCTTTAACTGCTTCATATATAAAAAATATGCCTTTAGTAGTAGTAGGAACTAGTGAATGTACTTACTACACTAAAAACTTTGCATATCATAGACAAAGTGGTAACGATAGTGTGTACTCAGTTGCTATAAAAGAAAATGATGTAGTATTTTCAGCTGAGAAAAAAGTTAAAAATGCTGTAAAGCAGATTATAGAAATAGAAGAACCTGATGCAATAATGATAGTTTCTACTTGTGTTCCAGAACTTATAGGAGAAGACTATACATCACTTTCTTATATATTAGAAGATGAATTCAATATACCAGTATTTGTCGTAAATACAGATCATTTTACTTGTAATAGTCATATCCCGGGGATGAGTCGTTCATTAAAAGTATTAAGTTCTGCTATGAAAAAATTCAAAGAAAAAGAAGGTATAAATATATTAGGTCATAGACAAAAAGATGTTGAAAAAACAGAACTTGTAAAGTTACTTACTAATAATGGAGTATCTATAAACACAGTAATTCCTTCAAAGTGTAACATAGAAGACATAAAAAATGCATCAAAAGCTAAGTTAAACATAGTAACGGATATGATAGCACTAGATTTAGCTAAGTCTATGAAGAAAAAATTTGATATAGATTATATTTATTTTGACAAACACATGAACAAAGAAACTATAAGTAGAAATTATGAAAAGTTAGGTGAAATATTAGGGATTAACTTACTTGATAGCCTTAAGAGTGAAATAGAAAAATACGATGAATTATTTAAGACTTGTACACAATTAGTTAATAATAAGAAATTGGTATATGGAAATACTCCTATGATGGCATTTGAAACTGTTGATTTCTTAAGCGATTTAGGTATGGAACCAGTATTTGTACAAGTTAGAGAATTATATGATCAAGATATGATTTATAAGGAAAATATATCTAAAAAAGGATTTAATCCATATATAAGTAGAATTGCAAATATTGCTCCTCTTAGATCGTTATATAAAGAAATTGGAGGAGATGTATATATAGGTCATGAAAGTCCTATATTATTGAGACAAAATGGACTTATGCAAATAACTCTAGATGAACATGCACAGAAAATTGGATATGAGCTTCCAATTGGTATTATGGAAAGCATAATAAAGCTATTTTCACTAGAACAAAATACTAAGATGGGAGGGATGATGAGTGCAAGTATGTAA
- a CDS encoding nitrogenase component 1, which translates to MQVCKYFPVASDRMGMIWTLSSIEGACIIEFGPAGTTHYGIEVVGSLNGEDKAKIYSTHMDQNDITFGKYDRLEQSILEVDENIKPKYIFIMASSVSAVIGADIKSVCTTLKDKVEAILIPITTAGLKDDYNVGVENALTLLIENLVKTKEELNVKQSTQTYNILGSNIDKYNFLSDVSELERMMDVIFDKKVNTIFTAYTTIEDIERASIASLNIVIKKEALKAAKLMEEKFGIPYIYVNMYGLNNTIKFIETVKNITSWNINENNLNKEIESVKNHMFSVKRKFYFYKENKTAAIFGDYDIVVGMSALLEELGIEVDRKQILYKTDCEDKSIIVSSDELSRMKYLKETELLMLLADGVTLDMKHNSKFDLQVSNPNLNRINIYPYTPYIGFRGCLWIIENILNIRL; encoded by the coding sequence GTGCAAGTATGTAAATATTTTCCAGTAGCAAGCGATAGAATGGGGATGATCTGGACGCTTTCCTCAATAGAAGGTGCTTGTATTATAGAATTTGGACCAGCAGGGACTACTCACTACGGAATAGAAGTAGTTGGGAGTTTAAATGGTGAAGATAAGGCTAAAATATACTCAACTCATATGGACCAAAATGATATTACTTTTGGTAAATATGATAGATTAGAACAATCTATATTAGAAGTTGATGAGAATATAAAGCCAAAATATATATTTATAATGGCATCTTCTGTATCAGCCGTAATAGGTGCAGATATTAAAAGTGTATGTACTACATTAAAAGATAAGGTAGAAGCTATACTTATACCAATAACTACTGCAGGGCTTAAAGATGATTATAATGTAGGTGTTGAGAATGCACTTACACTTCTTATAGAGAACTTAGTAAAAACTAAAGAAGAATTAAATGTAAAACAGTCAACACAAACTTATAATATACTTGGTTCAAATATAGATAAATATAACTTTTTATCAGATGTATCTGAGTTAGAAAGAATGATGGACGTTATATTTGATAAAAAAGTAAACACAATATTTACAGCGTATACAACTATAGAAGATATAGAAAGAGCATCAATTGCATCTTTAAACATAGTTATAAAAAAAGAAGCGCTAAAAGCAGCTAAACTTATGGAAGAAAAATTTGGTATTCCATATATATATGTAAATATGTACGGGCTAAATAATACTATTAAATTTATTGAAACTGTAAAGAATATAACTTCATGGAATATAAATGAAAATAACTTAAATAAAGAGATAGAAAGTGTTAAAAATCATATGTTTTCAGTTAAACGTAAGTTCTATTTCTACAAAGAAAACAAAACAGCTGCAATATTTGGTGATTATGATATTGTTGTTGGGATGAGTGCGTTATTAGAAGAGTTAGGAATAGAAGTTGATAGAAAGCAAATACTTTACAAGACAGATTGTGAAGATAAATCTATAATAGTAAGTTCGGATGAATTATCAAGAATGAAGTACTTAAAGGAAACGGAGCTATTAATGTTATTAGCTGATGGTGTTACTTTAGATATGAAACATAATTCAAAATTTGATTTACAAGTGAGTAATCCAAACTTAAATAGGATAAACATATATCCATATACACCTTATATAGGTTTTAGAGGGTGCTTATGGATTATAGAAAATATATTAAATATAAGACTATAA
- a CDS encoding HugZ family pyridoxamine 5'-phosphate oxidase: MENLLKNQKSLVISSLGSDKNPEISYAPFVMMNNKIYLYLSKVTNHYYNLRDNHDCSVMIIEDESVCKTIFARTRISFTCEANILDSVSDEIFAKFDELHESKMMSMFKKMDFDMFELDIKSGRLVKGFGQAYEIKFVDGKVEYTQVTGIDNQKGHGMSSEKMKEMMEHK; this comes from the coding sequence ATGGAAAATTTATTAAAAAATCAAAAAAGCTTAGTAATAAGTTCACTAGGAAGTGACAAAAATCCAGAGATAAGTTATGCACCATTTGTAATGATGAATAACAAAATTTATCTATACTTAAGCAAAGTTACAAACCACTACTATAACTTAAGAGATAATCATGATTGTAGTGTAATGATTATAGAAGATGAAAGTGTATGCAAAACAATATTTGCAAGAACTAGAATATCATTTACTTGTGAAGCAAATATTTTAGACTCAGTTAGCGATGAAATATTTGCTAAATTTGATGAACTTCATGAATCTAAAATGATGTCAATGTTTAAGAAAATGGACTTTGATATGTTTGAATTAGATATAAAATCTGGAAGACTTGTAAAAGGATTTGGTCAAGCTTATGAAATTAAGTTTGTAGATGGAAAAGTAGAGTATACTCAAGTAACTGGAATAGATAACCAAAAGGGACATGGTATGTCAAGTGAGAAGATGAAAGAAATGATGGAACATAAGTAA
- a CDS encoding asparagine synthase, which translates to MKKGLIPVTLGIAVTMAGLSVDVNQSKERRFRSRDYANMTGALLVGAGIAHIALGTIDMLKE; encoded by the coding sequence ATGAAAAAAGGTTTAATACCTGTTACATTAGGAATAGCAGTAACAATGGCGGGTTTATCAGTAGATGTTAATCAATCTAAAGAAAGAAGATTTAGATCTAGAGATTATGCAAATATGACAGGAGCTTTATTAGTAGGAGCTGGTATTGCTCATATTGCATTAGGTACAATAGATATGTTAAAAGAATAA
- a CDS encoding metal-dependent hydrolase — MILITYKTHSAGGFFIGTLFIAIPFKYILINYSILQILILLILYIYSLDIGSLFPDIDHPQSYLGKRYSLISNLIHKKFSHRGFTHSLLFIYLLIFLSLVFNLSIRLFYHSFYAYFKIYIFSIQIGFILGCISHIFFDMFNPTGVYLLYPHMKKYRLPLAPKIIINTPDEKQLCEYLSILSSILSFVYFYVVIKSFSFL, encoded by the coding sequence GTGATTTTAATAACATATAAAACTCATAGCGCAGGTGGATTTTTTATAGGTACATTATTCATCGCAATCCCTTTTAAATATATACTTATTAACTACAGTATACTTCAAATCCTCATATTATTAATATTATATATATACTCATTAGATATAGGCTCCCTTTTTCCTGATATAGATCATCCACAGTCCTATTTAGGTAAAAGATATTCACTTATATCAAACCTCATTCATAAAAAGTTTTCTCATAGAGGATTTACCCATAGCTTATTATTTATATATCTATTGATTTTTCTATCCTTAGTTTTTAATCTTTCTATTAGACTTTTTTATCATTCATTTTATGCTTATTTCAAAATTTACATATTTTCAATTCAAATTGGATTTATTTTAGGGTGTATATCTCATATTTTCTTTGATATGTTTAATCCTACAGGAGTGTATTTATTATATCCCCATATGAAAAAATATAGACTTCCTCTAGCTCCTAAGATAATTATAAATACTCCTGATGAAAAACAACTTTGTGAGTATTTATCTATATTAAGTTCTATTTTATCATTTGTATATTTCTATGTGGTTATAAAGAGTTTTAGTTTTTTATAA
- a CDS encoding alpha/beta hydrolase produces the protein MNKSEFYFKSNKDSLDIHVYKWDPIDINPIGVVQIAHGMSETAIRYEYFAKQLTQNGYIVYINDHRGHGMTAKTTDKVGYLAEKDGFSYLVDDMNTLSKIIKKENPNLPLFLFGHSMGSFASQRYIMDHANNLDGLILSGSNGKHGVILKIGEKFILHKIKKHGRLYRSKQLDNLFFGGNNKKLKSPRTEFDWLSRDEKEVDKYINDPFCGVLFTCGFFYDFVKGLQEIEDKDKLKNIPLDLPIYILSGDEDPVGKNGKGVLRLRDQYINLGVKNVSCTLYKGGRHEMLNETNKDEVIENILKWLHSKNLSFSNEEDKRCAF, from the coding sequence ATGAATAAAAGTGAATTTTACTTTAAAAGTAATAAAGATTCTTTAGATATACATGTATACAAATGGGATCCTATAGATATAAATCCAATAGGTGTTGTTCAAATCGCCCATGGAATGTCTGAAACAGCAATAAGATACGAGTATTTTGCAAAACAGCTTACTCAAAATGGATATATTGTATATATAAATGACCACAGAGGTCATGGTATGACAGCTAAAACAACTGATAAAGTTGGATATTTAGCAGAAAAAGATGGATTCTCATATCTTGTTGATGATATGAATACACTTAGTAAAATAATAAAAAAAGAAAATCCAAATCTACCTTTATTCCTATTCGGTCATAGCATGGGCTCCTTTGCTAGTCAAAGATATATCATGGATCATGCCAATAACTTAGATGGATTAATCTTATCTGGTTCTAACGGTAAGCATGGTGTAATTCTTAAAATAGGTGAGAAATTTATCTTACATAAAATAAAAAAACATGGAAGGCTATATAGAAGTAAGCAACTTGATAATCTATTCTTTGGAGGTAATAATAAAAAACTTAAATCCCCTAGAACAGAATTTGATTGGTTAAGCAGAGATGAAAAAGAAGTAGATAAGTACATAAATGACCCTTTCTGTGGAGTTTTATTTACTTGTGGTTTTTTCTATGACTTCGTAAAGGGATTACAAGAAATAGAAGATAAAGATAAGTTAAAAAATATACCTCTTGATTTACCAATATATATTTTATCTGGAGATGAAGATCCAGTTGGTAAAAATGGAAAAGGTGTTCTTAGATTAAGAGATCAATACATTAATTTAGGAGTAAAAAATGTTTCTTGCACACTTTATAAAGGTGGTAGACATGAAATGCTAAATGAAACAAATAAAGATGAAGTTATAGAAAATATTTTAAAATGGCTTCATTCTAAGAATTTATCTTTTTCAAATGAAGAAGACAAAAGGTGTGCCTTTTAA
- a CDS encoding NAD(P)-dependent oxidoreductase, with product MDVEEPCQKKVSLETFLKESDFVSVYLKVTPDTRGFIGEKEFNLMKKTAYFINYSRGSVVDEKALIV from the coding sequence GTGGATGTAGAAGAGCCATGTCAAAAGAAAGTATCTTTAGAAACTTTTTTAAAAGAATCTGATTTTGTGAGTGTTTACCTTAAGGTAACGCCAGATACAAGAGGATTTATAGGAGAAAAAGAATTTAATCTGATGAAAAAAACAGCATATTTTATAAATTATTCAAGAGGATCTGTAGTTGATGAAAAAGCTCTTATAGTATAA
- a CDS encoding aldo/keto reductase codes for MSNNIKIENTNLVLSKIGFGTVNAGLAWDNEDAFEILERYVNLGGNVIDCARIYSDWVEPEIGRAERVIGDWIRHRGKRDDLVIMTKGGHPKMDTMNVSRMSKEDMEYDLNLSLNALGINCIDIYFYHRDDLSQPVSDLIDVMEGFVREGKIRYYGCSNWTTKRMIEADNYCKEKGYRGFVANQMLFNLASDNMKPFPDETMVTMDKEMMDYHKNSNNLAMPYFGLCSGFFQKLETKGKEAVIDSPYYTEGNLKRAKQINYLKEKYSATTSKILLGYILNQDVNMVPLAGASKIEQLEDFMKTININFDKDDFRF; via the coding sequence ATGTCAAACAATATAAAAATAGAAAATACTAATTTAGTATTAAGTAAAATAGGATTTGGAACAGTAAATGCTGGACTTGCATGGGATAATGAAGATGCATTTGAAATATTAGAAAGATATGTTAATCTAGGTGGAAATGTTATAGATTGTGCAAGAATCTATTCTGATTGGGTTGAACCAGAAATAGGTCGCGCAGAAAGAGTAATAGGTGATTGGATAAGACATAGAGGAAAAAGAGATGACTTAGTTATAATGACTAAAGGTGGTCATCCTAAAATGGACACTATGAATGTAAGTAGAATGAGTAAAGAGGATATGGAGTATGATTTAAACTTAAGTTTAAATGCTTTAGGTATAAATTGTATAGATATATACTTTTATCACAGAGATGATTTAAGTCAACCTGTAAGTGACCTAATAGACGTTATGGAAGGATTCGTAAGAGAAGGTAAAATAAGATATTATGGATGCTCAAACTGGACAACTAAAAGAATGATAGAAGCAGATAATTACTGTAAGGAAAAGGGATATAGAGGATTTGTAGCTAATCAAATGTTATTTAATCTTGCATCTGATAATATGAAGCCATTCCCAGATGAGACTATGGTAACTATGGATAAAGAAATGATGGACTATCATAAAAACTCGAATAATTTAGCGATGCCATACTTTGGATTATGTAGTGGATTTTTTCAAAAGCTTGAAACTAAAGGAAAAGAAGCTGTTATTGATAGTCCTTACTATACTGAAGGAAACTTAAAAAGAGCAAAGCAGATAAATTATTTAAAAGAAAAATATAGTGCTACAACATCCAAAATTCTGTTAGGTTATATTTTAAATCAAGATGTTAATATGGTGCCTCTAGCTGGTGCAAGTAAGATAGAGCAATTAGAAGATTTTATGAAGACAATAAATATAAATTTTGATAAAGATGACTTTAGATTTTAA